In Phaseolus vulgaris cultivar G19833 chromosome 7, P. vulgaris v2.0, whole genome shotgun sequence, the genomic stretch TCAAATCAAcgttaatttatatattatgaacaTGTGTGCCTTCATGAGAACGAACATGAATTGTATATAGATTTAGATTCTATTTGGATTGATAGGTGGAAATGTGAGGATTTGAGAGAAAAGTCCGAAGAAAGTTAGTGTGTTTGGTATTGGGTATCTTAAATTAGATTTGTgaagtttattgaagtttggagtgatgtgatggttgtgaaagtatttatattatttttgaaggtgtaaaatgtaaaattacaaatttactcttgtctttaaaaaaatagaacaatcaaatattatgtatttttgtgtaaatttggatgaattaaaattattagtagtataatttgatatagttcaataattaatttataagaaaatacgAGTTACTTgacgaaaaaatattttacatatgtaaaattttgaatatatgtaaaagttattaatttttatatagaaataaacaatttaaatattcataaatttaaaaattataattagaaaattattttgtattaaatataaatagtattattatatatataataattattatataatttgtttattataaataagtatatatttttgtattcaaaatttattattaattattattatttcattttgttaaaatatttgtgttagttaaatttatttaataaggaTAAATTCGAAAATAACCCTATGCTGATGTGACTTCCcctttatttttcttcattttaaggGAAAATGATATTTATTGTTCAGACTTATATCATTTCCTTCTCTTTCCCACATACCCTGGATCCAAATAACTGAtattctttcatattttttcttgTGAAGAGTACGTCTACAAAAGCAAGCAggtcattaaataaaatttctttacCCATTATTTCTCTCTCACACTTTCTATATAAAGTTCTTATACCAATCTCCTTCATTCACACTCAAATCTCCTCACACTCTTTTTCTCATTAGGATCTGAGTCAAAGATTATTAGGAGGTTCACCTATTTATAATTGTGGGATTAGACTTTCTAGTGTACGAAGTTTACAAATCATTCAACTATAATAGAACCCACTACTTCTCGATTGTGGTTTTCATACATAATTGCTAAATGATGTAGTTAATCATTTCGTGGGACGTAGTTAGAGATGCTGGGATGTTGAGTGGCCAAATAATGATCTTGACTCTTAGTATTCAACCTCCCTGTAGGACAACAATCAGTAAAAACAATCACTCTTTAAACTATCCTCcttaaagattattttttatttttttctcaaataaaaatttaactacctataaaattatctataatcaaattatatttattaacttcgtgtaaaaaaatatctttctgaattagtatttaaattacgaaaaatatttttgtgttacaTATAAACAAATCACTCTttgaatatatatgtatattaattttaaaagttacatattatattagtattaataaaattacattgaaataaattgtAAGGAACTAGAAAATATGTTTAGAGTAGAAGTGATATATTTAAAATGacatatgaatatttttattattaaagtgaaaagagtatataaatagaaaaaaaaatagttattcaagtttcattttaaaagaaccaccatctctctaaaatgttttcttttttcttcttttgtctTCTCTATAACTTTTTGAATCCATTTGTCATCAAACTCATGATCAAAGTTCGTCATTGGACTTATGGCAGCAAATACTACAAAACATTGATTAATAATTGTTGTTTGAGTTTGAATGATTTtggattaaaaattattaatgctTAAGTATATAGGTTGATATAAAAGCTCAATGAGAGCACCTCTACAAATCTAAacaaaatgatattatttttatatgataggTGTTATAAAATATAGGTTggaattaaaatatttggtgaaaattttaagaaaatcagTTATTATGAATATTTAGTTTGCATGTCTCGCTTAAGCTAAATCAAGATAGTGAGTTCCAAATCTATTTTTGTTGAAGCGAAAATAGGATGAAAAATAGTTGGGTCTATTTTCGCTCAAAGTGAAAATGGGGTGAATTTTAGAGTGCTTTCGAGTTGATTTTTGCTCAAATAACGAGATTATCTCAAACGAGAGCCATTTTCACTCAAGCTACAAAagacttaaaacttttatttttgcttATGAAAGTATGATTTATTAATGTTTATtgttttaaagttaattttttatttaaaaatgtcgttaaaagtaattagttatgtgtttatgtgttttttgtgatatttttgaattgttttaaaaatataaactttagtGTGATTGAATGGTATATTGATGTGTGATATGAAGTATGAAATTATGTGAAAGTGAAATCAAGATAGTAATTTTAGGAAAGGAAATattgtgttgagattgttaggataatgtattgatttgtgagtgttaTGTGAAagagacgatcctgactctactaatatcttggaatcatatagatgaagagTATCGGGTTATGAGTGTCGAAAGATGTTCGTATGACTGAGTTTGAGGTTTGAAATAAATGATCATAACAGATCAtatggatttaccctgtcatatgaggTAATTTGATATTGAGATTATGTGCGTGGTTGTGTGGATTCACGACAGGTAGTATGACAAATATAATTCTCCGagtgctaatttcaatacacgattCTTCTAAAAGTAGAATTGAGTGTTTATGTGTCGATGCTAGTGAATTTACGGCATCAGGGATGTGAAATATGAGATATATATTGTAGACATTTGACTCTTTGTGAATGACGATTGATATGATTGTGAatgaaaattgttttatttaaacCTTTATTGAATTTAAAACTGCTAGCTTACCCCTACTATTTGTTGTGTGTTTGTTTTAGAATTTGTGATAATCGTATATTACATGTGAGCAATGATGTTTCATGCGACAAAATTTTACACTCACTCTCTCAACGGACAGAGAATAGATATTACATGCATGATGATGTAGTATTTGGAATAGATAAACAAGGGATGTTAAATAAATTACATCATTATTTAGtatctttttattgaattacatttttttttaaaacttgtcctttttattaaaatttactattaaataaataatatacaaaGATTTGATACAtgttttatttacattaaaattgttgtttccaaatataataatactCGTCTTATCACtattatttagttttaataaaatttgacataattaaagagttaaatcaatacaacttatttttatataaaattagtgAGAATCTAACatctaatataaattattatacgAGTATAATTTAATCtcttatacatatataattgattttcaACGATTCCTATCCCTTCTAAATATTCTTCTGAACTGTTGGCTTTTTACGCAGAGAATGTTAGGCCTCAATTGAGTGATTGAGATTTGCCTAACCGTAGTTTATTGACTTATcctaattatataaaattgagTTCAAACACCCTTTTCTCTTTACATAATCTACTGTTTCATCTATATTGATTGTACATTTCACTTTAAATTGACAacgagaaaataaataaataatagaatagtaatattttaaaattttatattgacAGAACGACAAACATTCATAAAATCTGAGagtaaaaattcattaaaagtTAGCCATATTCTCGGgtaaataatttattgttacTTCACATATGTAAcacttttataaaatatttggcATCTATAACAcagtaatttaaaaaacattgaTATAACCTATATTAGAGTGAAGttatatgaaaatttaataTCATGTGGCATTATCgttgattattttaatttttatattttaaaaacaatttatctTTCTAGATTGAAATTACTGATATTATGAAAACCAATATTTTGGTCCAAAAATATTAGTTCTttaattgttttggttttaatatttaatttttttttttgcaagacTTGAGTTttacttaaatataaattttaaataaataaaagatagaaagtgtataaataaaagattaaatgttcataattttatttttgtataactCATTCTTCTTAACTTTCTTTAGATTCAACGACACAATTGTATTCTCAAATTACATTTCTAAAAAGAgcaagaattttttttctttttctttatgagTCATTTCTTAAGAGGATATATTGTTGATGTGTATGGTTTGATATTTGAGGGATTTACCTAAAACTTTGgtaaactaggaagttttagcTAATAAAGTTTCTACCTCTCCAAATAAGaggagttaatttttttatataattaatgaaatgaTTGTTTAAATGTACGAAAAATGTGATAGTTGAATTGTTGTATAAACATATGAAactttatatatgtatatttatatttatgattttggAATAAAAGGAAGTATGTATCTTATTATAAATACTTTTAGAGTTGAATATCAATATATTTGATGATTTGGGTAAATTTGAGTATATGTAAGATGTTATTTTTGTTGATTATTTCTTTATAATTCAAATAGTGATGTTTTTAAGTTTGAAACTTAAGTTTTGTGTGATAAGGGTCTTTTATGGAAGACATTTTACATATCTGTTGTCCTTTGTGAATATGTGTTAAAAAGATATCGAGTAACTTATTAAGAAAAAGATGTATGTTATACTTCACTAATAATCTCACATCTGATCACTACATTAAAATATCATATGATGAGAAGTTTACGaaaatttatacattaaatatatatatatatcatatttatagactagtaattataaaaaagtaaaaataaacaatattattaGTGATGATAGAAACATATTCAATATAATTTAATgagttataatataatttaatgaattataatatttaaaatgaatcaAGTTACGAGAAAACTTGAAAAACTAAAGATCAATTTACAGTAACTTTGAaacttgaaaattttaaaatttaaaaggaCTCATAAATGTATTGATGTGATATCACTAGTGGAAAAATGTAAAACAATGATCCTTTATTTAGTGCGACTTTgcgcttaaacgcatttgtaaaaaacgtggtgacatttttgaaattaaattattttacaaatgcggttgtaGGGTAAGACCGTGTTTGTAAAacaattttaccctaaaaatttgTAGCGCGCCACTagtttcactttcactttcctcttctccgctcttcgtttTAACGTTTTGCGCTCAATTTAGTTTCTTCTCTCTGCATTTTGTAAGTTTCAGTTTCACTCatttgttttcgttttcgttttcgcatcattcattattcacttcgtTTATGGCACTTAGGTTACTGTTCCATTGGTGTTCGCTGCTGTTTTCGTGCTCCGCCACCGTCACAGCTTCCGCCGTCGCCTTTGCCTTTGTCTTCCACTCCGATCACCATCAAGcttcttggtaaatgaccgcatttgtaaatgtgatttatgaatgcggtttttaccaagaccgcattcataaatcctaaacccctaACCCTCGTCCctcattcagaataatatacaaatgcggttattttaagTAACCGCagttgtaaatgtgatttatgaatgcggtcctatgaccgcatttgtaaatgccagatttacgaatgcgtgctgatcaaatgcggttccatgaccgcatttgtaaatttaaaatagctgcatttgttttacatttctgcactagtgcatatttaattttatattaattatgcATTTAACTCTTAATTATGAAACATAAATTCTCATATcttatgttttatgtttttgttaaaaatatgcaaatttaaagaaattgattttttaaaaataaatattttaaatttaaattgatcTACCTATTTAAGCCATCTACCACGGATTTagtaaatcaaattaataattttaattacatattaaatgAATCAAACTGTGTCCACCCATTTAAATAGATCAAAATGGACCAAACTCAATTAGCTACACAATTCCAATTTTGACAACTATAGTATCAACACTAAaattagataataataataattactatGTATTTACAATGcagaattttaattaatattatactaCAAATTTAGtaacttttaataattatttctaaaatattcttAGATTATTTCTAATTTGTTAACGTTGCTAGAAAATTAATcctatattaataaaataaagagtGCGTGTTgtagtaattttttatatttaattatgttttttaatttctaaaatttggagtaaatttgtgattttttttaaccatgaaaaagaaaattcaatttttaaatacaCTGACATGGTCGATATGAACttacataaatttaattattaatttgttaGATAATTccatttaaaatccaaaataaactgattaaaatttatttatatatcaaatatatttttctccCGAATCAACTTGATTGATCAATAGTTTTTgttaacttttaaataaaaagtatgTGGGGaagttttttcataaatatttataaattaaataaataagataaaagtaaaacatttattaataaattttagaaaaagacAACACGAGACCACTTTTaccaattaattattttggtgatagtaaaaacaaaacaaaaaattgtcCTGAAAGTATTtagcaaataaaaattataaaagtggATTTTTATTACTTATTATTAGATTATACGACAAGATTTATTGTCGACACAATCTAAAACTATAGCCTCAAACCAAAtatctttatattaattaacTAAATAAACTTTCTACTCATTTTCATAACCATTAAACTCTATATGCATGAAATTTGAATActtaatcattattattttaaaattaaatttttcttaaatcatattgtttctttaaaaaaaaaaaagtttatcgTGGTCGTATTTCACGTTGTCAGGTATCGCACTGTAACatttcacttttcttttaaacagAACAATACAAATCTCCATGCTTTTATAAATCCAACCAATTTCCCTCTTCATTGCATTCCCTCGCTTCTCTTCTCTCTGTATAAACTATTAAGTTCCACCAAAACATTCTtctttgtcttcttcttctgcaTTTCCAATACTCTGTTTCTTGGTTTCCATTGCCCCGATGGACCACGTTACCTCCTCAGGTTTCTCGTCTTTCCACTTTCTCCCTCTCTCTCAcggattttcttttcttttcttttctggGGTGTTCTGTTTTACGGTTTCATTACCTGTTATTGTTGTTCAGATGAGGACGTTGTTTGTCGTGTGCGTTGAAACTGTGTTTTTGAGCTAAAGATGGCATCTTTGATGTTCTTCTGGTGTTGGGTTCCCgtttttattgaatttgtttGCTGAATCAGATTCGAGTTCTTCTTTGTTAGCTTTTGTGTTTGTCTGCATGTGTTGTTATATTTTCTTGTTAATGCATGAAGAGATATAAATCTGGTATATGGATTCTTTATTTTAAAGGCTGATATCATAACACATGAGGCCGTTCCGTAGAAGGCTATGCGGTGGTTGATGTGAAGATCCGATTGCTTGGGtggttatttatatttaaatttttttggcCTCTGTGTGTCTCTGGGATCTGTTTTTGATTTAGATAGGGCCTACCGGGGAGCAtaattcattgaaaatttgaagAGCTTTTTTACTCAACGAGTTAGTTCCAAATTTGTAATTCAATGATAATcttttacatatatttatattaggtactattaaaaataaatttaagtgatgatatatatttaatcaaatcactactattattattcttaaaaaaaattccatGTATTCTTAAAAAGTTAACTCATAAGCCGTTGAATTGAATTTGTGAATCATCAAGCTCATTTCATCTAACAAACGTCTCAAAATTTTAACTGAGTTCTTAACAAATTGAGTTAGAGCTTGCTCACAAGATGCCTTGGCTCGTAGCCAATTCTTTGAAGGTTTATTATTGGTATATACTCGAGCAATATTTGAATTCAAAATGCCTACACTTTTTGTTGTTATGGATTTTGGGTCCAAGGAAACAGAGAGCAGAAGATGTAATATCAATTTAGCCATATAGGATGTCATGTGATACATGTGAAATGATTATTGTCTCTCTTGGTATCTAGCATAAGAAGTTTATGGTATTCCACATGTAAATACACTAATAGAAGTCATCCTATTACGAAGATGAATTTTTCTCCTTTTAAAGTATTGAGTGGCTGCATCTTGGATTACTTACACTTCATGTTGGTACCTTAGCTACTCCACTTGTGCAGGTAAATCAAGCGATCTCAAAAATGAAGACTGTAAGGGAAAAGATGGACCCGTCGTTTGCTTTGGTGAAATGTTAATAGATTTTGTGCCAACAGTGGGTGGAGTGTCACTAGCTGAAGCACCCGCTTTCAAGAAAGCTGCCGGTGGTGCTCCTGCCAATGTGGCTGTTGGCATCTCTAGGCTTGGAGGTTCAGCTGCTTTTATAGGCAAGGTGTATTTCTCTATCCATGTCATGTGTTatattgtttaaaattaattgcatTTATCTGAATAAGACTGTTCCAGGACATCTCCTCACCCCGCAAAAAAAAAGTGtgagagagatagagagaatgctTGCTTGATCTATTTGATAGGAAAATCATAGCTTGATTATTTGTCATCTGTCATCTGCATTTTAGGTTGGAGCAGATGAATTTGGGTATATGTTGGCTGATATTTTAAAGAAGAACAATGTTGAAACATCTGGCATAAAGTTTGACCCTAATGCAAGAACTGCTTTAGCTTTTGTTACACTTAGAGCCGATGGCGAGCGTGAGTTTTTGTTTTTCCGAAATCCTAGTGCTGATATGCTTCTTAAAGAGTCTGAGCTTGATACCGATCTCATaaagaaggtaatttttttagtttcatttTTGTAGTTGTAAAATGTGGTTTAAGAAGGTCCAGCTACTCATGATATTGATCGCAGGCTAAAATATTCCATTATGGTTCAATCAGCTTGATTGATGAGCCAATCAAGTCAGCTCATCTTGCTGCTATGAAAATTGCTAAAGACTCTGGTTGCATTCTCTCATATGATCCAAATTTGAGATTGGCACTATGGCCCTCTGCTGAGGCTGCTCGGAATGGCATAAAGAGTATATGGGATCAAGCCGATGTCATAAAGGTATATTGTGTGTGGCTGGTAGATTTTTGTATGATATACTTCATAAagcttattatttttaaaataagcaTTCTGTCATTTCCCCCTTAGTAAATCATATGTGCAATTTTTATGTTTGTGCAGATAAGTGAGGACGAGATTTCATTTTTGACTGGTGGTGATGATCCTTATGATGATAATGTTGTATTAAAGAAGCTTTTTCACCCTAATCTCAAGCTTTTAATCGTTACTGAAGGGTCAGAAGGTTGTAGATATTACGCCAAGGTAAGTTAGTTTTGTCAAAGTTATTTGACCATGTTGCCTTTAATTTGTAGTGTACTGTATTCCCTCATGTCATCATTTTCTATGTTCTGTCTGTGCTTGTGTGTTTGCTTCTTGTATTAACATTGTGGGCTGAATTGATGATTGTGACTTATTTAGAATGTTTCATCGTGTTGTAGTGTACTTGACTACTTGTAAATCTGATTACCAGGTTTTCTTTGATGTCCAATCTGTTAGCCTAATAGTGATTGCCTAATTACTATGCAGAATTTTAAGGGCAGGGTTGGAGGTGTCAAAGTTAAAGCTGTTGACACAACTGGTGCTGGTGATGCATTTGTTAGTGGCATTATCTATAGCTTAGCTTCTGACCAAAGTCTTTTCCAGGTAATTCAGAATTTTTTACACACTCCTCTTGAATCTTGATGCATTTTTTACACATTCAAAATATGGGTCCCTGAAATACCACTTGCACTTAGTATTGGCCAATCTTTATGTAACACAACTTATATACTGTCACTTAAAAGATTGGCTGGGACTATCTTAAACAACTTAATGATTCTCCTAAAAGATAAAAGCAGAACATATGCTGCATATGCTTCTAATCTTAGTTTTTTTGGTCTTTTATTAATCTTGTTTCTCTCTTTCTTGGTATTCAGTACTAGTTAAAGGGATAGTACTCTTGAATTGAATTCTGTATAAtatcaaagaaaaagaaactctTAACAGTTAGTTTCAGGCATTAACTTGAACATTAAATTTGTGTGGCAGAATGAGGAACGTCTCCGAAAAGCTCTGCATTTTGCGAATGTATGTGGTGCCATCACGGTAACAGAGAGAGGGGCAATTCCTGCACTACCCTCAAAAGAAGCTGTCCTGCAATTCGCTGCAACATAACATCTTTTTTTTCTCATCAAATGTTAAGCTATAGCTCAGTTCTTACCAAGCTTCATGTATTGTATTCTCCTTCTTTTGGGGCCTGTATTTtccttatatataataataataaatccaATCTCTTGCTATGTCTTATAGCAGTTGTTGGGCACACAAATTAACGTTTGGGTTGAAATGTTGTACATTTGAGAGATTTAATAAAATTCCTAGCTAAAATGAAAACAGttgttattatatattgtttttctgTACATTCGACCTTGAATGATGTATAGTTCTTCTCTATTCTAACTTATAATTGCTTATGACAGAAAGATTTTCAGCTAACATGTGTTCATTGATGGATTGAGTAAATAACCTCTAGTGATTCCGTTTAACTGAAAAAAATTGGTGAATTAGATACGTCAACAATATGAATATGACAAAAAAAAGGGTTAAAAATAAGTTGTACGAATTAGTCTAAAACAAGCCAAATTAATGGCTTCATCtggttttttaattt encodes the following:
- the LOC137829555 gene encoding probable fructokinase-7, whose product is MDHVTSSGKSSDLKNEDCKGKDGPVVCFGEMLIDFVPTVGGVSLAEAPAFKKAAGGAPANVAVGISRLGGSAAFIGKVGADEFGYMLADILKKNNVETSGIKFDPNARTALAFVTLRADGEREFLFFRNPSADMLLKESELDTDLIKKAKIFHYGSISLIDEPIKSAHLAAMKIAKDSGCILSYDPNLRLALWPSAEAARNGIKSIWDQADVIKISEDEISFLTGGDDPYDDNVVLKKLFHPNLKLLIVTEGSEGCRYYAKNFKGRVGGVKVKAVDTTGAGDAFVSGIIYSLASDQSLFQNEERLRKALHFANVCGAITVTERGAIPALPSKEAVLQFAAT